In Luteimonas viscosa, the following proteins share a genomic window:
- a CDS encoding DUF481 domain-containing protein, which translates to MFASWWLAVVGLPVFMQPLPEAPALPAAIAVASGQVSLRQPCLRLACADAEWTASRVTRRTLVRAPVPGAIPAIEPQRLPRLATRRYIGLHSPASRRDWFYSTGGAALVDTRYGLEPVRSGQTQVQIEFGTGYRLQPYANYGTAAQGPVATGQLRLSQRVGERAEINQQVRVERGRENAFVRQTIGLDLQLDPQWSLLGDLEVRHDSAGNGGDGRTDREGSVRLRYAF; encoded by the coding sequence ATGTTCGCCAGTTGGTGGCTGGCCGTGGTCGGCCTGCCGGTATTCATGCAGCCTTTGCCCGAAGCGCCGGCCCTGCCGGCGGCGATTGCGGTCGCCTCCGGGCAGGTTTCGCTGCGTCAGCCCTGCCTGCGCTTGGCCTGCGCCGATGCCGAATGGACCGCCTCGCGCGTCACGAGGCGCACGCTTGTCCGCGCGCCGGTACCGGGCGCGATTCCGGCGATCGAGCCGCAGCGCCTGCCCCGCCTGGCCACGCGCCGCTACATCGGCCTGCATTCGCCGGCGTCGCGCCGCGACTGGTTCTATTCCACCGGCGGCGCCGCCCTCGTCGACACGCGCTATGGCCTCGAGCCCGTGCGCAGCGGGCAGACCCAGGTCCAGATCGAGTTCGGTACCGGCTATCGCCTGCAGCCTTATGCGAACTACGGGACGGCGGCGCAGGGACCGGTGGCGACCGGCCAGCTGCGGCTGTCGCAGCGCGTCGGCGAGCGCGCCGAGATCAACCAGCAGGTCCGGGTGGAACGCGGCCGCGAGAATGCCTTCGTGCGCCAGACGATCGGCCTCGACCTGCAGCTCGACCCGCAGTGGTCGCTGCTCGGGGACCTGGAGGTACGCCACGACAGCGCCGGCAACGGCGGCGACGGGCGCACCGATCGCGAGGGCTCGGTGCGACTGCGCTACGCCTTCTGA
- a CDS encoding LytR/AlgR family response regulator transcription factor produces the protein MKIVIADDEPLARERLRTLLAEQPGVEVVAEVGDGHEALHACAAHDPELVLLDIAMPGIDGLEVARHLQAFEPRPVVVFCTAYDAHALSAFDAEAVDYLVKPVRPERLASALQRARALTAGRQAGTEGARGGKRRTHLCARLRGSLRLIPVEDVRYLQAEEKYVVVHHARGEDLIEESLKALEDEFGDRFVRIHRNCLVARHELVELKRGLDGHVHAILRHGDKPLEVSRRCVAQLRDTIRQL, from the coding sequence GTGAAGATCGTCATCGCCGACGACGAACCGCTCGCCCGGGAACGGCTGCGGACCCTGCTGGCCGAGCAGCCGGGGGTCGAGGTCGTGGCGGAGGTCGGCGACGGCCACGAGGCGCTGCATGCCTGCGCCGCGCACGATCCGGAACTGGTGCTGCTCGATATCGCCATGCCCGGCATCGACGGGCTGGAGGTCGCGCGCCACCTGCAGGCGTTCGAGCCGCGCCCGGTGGTGGTGTTCTGCACCGCCTACGATGCGCACGCGCTGTCGGCGTTCGACGCCGAGGCGGTGGACTACCTGGTCAAGCCGGTGCGCCCGGAGCGGCTGGCTTCGGCGTTGCAGCGCGCGCGTGCGCTCACCGCGGGTCGCCAGGCGGGTACCGAAGGCGCGCGCGGGGGCAAGCGGCGAACCCATCTGTGCGCGCGACTGCGCGGCAGCCTGCGCCTGATCCCGGTCGAGGACGTGCGCTACCTGCAGGCGGAGGAAAAGTACGTCGTCGTCCACCACGCGCGTGGCGAGGACCTGATCGAGGAATCGCTGAAGGCGCTCGAGGACGAGTTCGGCGACCGCTTCGTGCGCATCCACCGCAACTGCCTGGTCGCGCGGCACGAGCTGGTCGAGCTCAAGCGCGGCCTCGATGGCCACGTGCACGCGATCCTGCGCCACGGCGACAAGCCGCTGGAAGTCAGCCGTCGCTGCGTCGCACAGTTGCGCGACACGATCCGGCAACTGTAG
- a CDS encoding helix-turn-helix transcriptional regulator yields the protein MDRYERILSLHRILKTSRYPVTVARLQQELECSRATVYRDLAFLRDALMAPVVGDGEAGFRYDAEEGGRFELPGLWLNSDELHALLAAQQLLSRSGGGVLSNALAPLQARIDKLLDEHSAGKHWPVERVRVIPHRGRRMDEHAFRTVCSAVLQRKQLAFDYRARSTDEKTRRTVSPQRITHYRDNWYLDAWDHEREALRSFSVDRIGAARVLDAVARDVEETQLDTHLAGSYGIFSGPPKGVATIVFSAKAARWVADEHWHSQQQGRHLADGRYELKLPYSASRELLMDVLHYGADAEIVEPPALREQAKSLLQLALSNYDR from the coding sequence ATGGACCGATACGAACGCATCCTTTCCCTGCACCGCATCCTCAAGACCTCGCGCTACCCGGTGACGGTCGCGCGCCTGCAGCAGGAGCTCGAATGCTCGCGCGCCACGGTCTACCGCGACCTGGCGTTCCTGCGCGACGCGCTGATGGCGCCGGTGGTCGGCGACGGCGAAGCCGGCTTCCGCTACGACGCCGAGGAGGGCGGGCGTTTCGAGCTGCCCGGCCTGTGGCTCAATTCCGACGAGCTGCACGCGCTTCTGGCCGCGCAGCAACTGCTCTCGCGCAGCGGTGGCGGCGTGCTGTCGAATGCGCTGGCGCCGCTGCAGGCGCGCATCGACAAGCTGCTCGACGAGCACTCGGCCGGCAAGCACTGGCCGGTGGAACGTGTGCGGGTGATCCCGCACCGCGGCCGGCGCATGGACGAGCACGCGTTCCGCACCGTCTGTTCCGCGGTGCTGCAGCGCAAGCAGCTGGCGTTCGACTACCGCGCGCGCTCGACCGACGAGAAGACCCGGCGCACGGTGTCGCCGCAGCGCATCACCCATTACCGCGACAACTGGTACCTCGATGCCTGGGACCACGAGCGCGAGGCGCTGCGCAGCTTCTCGGTCGACCGCATCGGCGCCGCGCGCGTGCTCGATGCCGTCGCGCGCGATGTCGAAGAGACGCAGCTCGACACCCACCTGGCCGGCAGCTACGGCATCTTCTCCGGCCCGCCGAAAGGCGTGGCGACGATCGTGTTCAGCGCCAAGGCCGCGCGCTGGGTGGCCGACGAACACTGGCACTCGCAGCAGCAGGGCCGGCACCTGGCCGACGGCCGCTACGAGCTCAAGCTGCCCTACAGCGCATCGCGCGAACTGCTGATGGACGTGCTGCACTACGGCGCGGACGCCGAGATCGTCGAGCCGCCGGCGCTGCGCGAGCAGGCCAAGTCGCTGCTCCAGCTCGCCCTGTCGAACTACGACCGCTGA
- the rpiA gene encoding ribose-5-phosphate isomerase RpiA, whose product MSESKRLAGEKAIEFVEDGMVVGVGTGSTVAFFIDALGRIRDRIAGAVSSSEQSTERLHRHGIEVLDLNAAGPLPLYVDGADECDPHRRLIKGGGAALTREKIIAQASTRFVCIIDPAKQVDVLGRFPLPIEVIPMARSLVAREVLARTGGQPVWREGVVTDNGNWVLDVHGLRIVDPVALEAELNQIPGVVAVGLFARRPADVVIVGGEPPLVLR is encoded by the coding sequence ATGTCCGAATCCAAGCGCCTGGCCGGCGAAAAAGCCATCGAGTTCGTCGAGGACGGCATGGTCGTCGGGGTCGGCACCGGCTCGACGGTCGCGTTCTTCATCGATGCGCTGGGGCGGATCCGCGACCGCATCGCCGGCGCCGTGTCCAGCTCGGAGCAGAGCACGGAGCGTCTGCACCGGCACGGGATCGAGGTCCTCGACCTCAATGCCGCCGGCCCGCTGCCGCTGTACGTGGACGGCGCCGACGAATGCGATCCGCACAGGCGGCTGATCAAGGGCGGCGGCGCGGCGCTGACGCGCGAGAAGATCATCGCCCAGGCCAGTACGCGCTTCGTCTGCATCATCGACCCGGCCAAGCAGGTCGACGTGCTCGGCCGCTTCCCGCTGCCGATCGAGGTGATCCCGATGGCGCGCAGCCTGGTGGCGCGCGAAGTCCTGGCCAGGACCGGCGGGCAACCGGTGTGGCGCGAGGGCGTGGTCACCGACAACGGCAACTGGGTGCTGGACGTGCATGGCCTGCGTATCGTCGATCCGGTCGCGCTGGAGGCCGAACTCAACCAGATTCCGGGCGTGGTCGCGGTGGGCCTGTTCGCGCGCCGCCCTGCGGACGTGGTGATCGTCGGCGGGGAGCCACCGCTGGTGCTGCGCTAG
- a CDS encoding patatin-like phospholipase family protein: protein MAVGEAAEGAPSRAQRERIALVLGAGGARGLAQIGVIEVLEERGFRIDAVCGSSSGALVGGIFAAGRLREFDERLRAMSRRDFLRLLDPGWRRSGLLRGLRLVEAMREVVGDPLIESLPVEFTAVAVDLQRQREVWIRDGRLWDALRASFAIPGLFTPHRINGRALVDGGLLAPLPIAATRMSDAHRLVAVDMHGWPRRPPGEPAQPQAGEDPSLAGRFGDWLERAALRMADGEDTAVDRDALRMGLPEIMSRSLDTMQAQIARVQLAMDPPELLIRIPRDACQFYEFWRAAELIDLGRATATRALDTAGY, encoded by the coding sequence ATGGCGGTGGGCGAGGCAGCGGAAGGCGCGCCGTCGCGGGCGCAGCGCGAGCGCATCGCGCTGGTGCTCGGCGCCGGCGGCGCGCGCGGGCTGGCGCAGATCGGCGTGATCGAGGTGCTGGAGGAACGCGGCTTCCGGATCGACGCGGTCTGTGGTTCTTCGAGCGGCGCCCTGGTTGGCGGCATCTTCGCCGCGGGCAGGCTGCGCGAATTCGACGAGAGGCTGCGTGCCATGTCGCGACGCGACTTCCTGCGCCTGCTCGACCCCGGCTGGCGGCGCTCGGGCCTGCTGCGCGGCCTGCGCCTGGTCGAGGCGATGCGCGAGGTGGTCGGCGATCCGCTGATCGAGTCGTTGCCGGTGGAGTTCACCGCGGTCGCGGTCGACCTGCAGCGCCAGCGCGAGGTCTGGATCCGCGATGGGCGGCTGTGGGACGCGCTGCGCGCCTCGTTCGCGATCCCGGGGCTGTTCACCCCGCACCGGATCAATGGGCGCGCGCTGGTGGACGGGGGGCTGCTGGCGCCGTTGCCGATCGCGGCGACGCGGATGTCGGACGCGCACCGGCTGGTCGCCGTCGACATGCACGGCTGGCCGCGTCGCCCGCCCGGCGAGCCCGCGCAGCCGCAGGCCGGCGAAGATCCGTCCCTGGCCGGGCGCTTCGGCGACTGGCTCGAACGCGCGGCCCTGCGCATGGCCGATGGCGAGGACACCGCCGTCGATCGCGACGCGCTGCGCATGGGACTGCCCGAGATCATGTCGCGGTCGCTGGACACGATGCAGGCGCAGATCGCACGCGTGCAGCTGGCGATGGATCCGCCCGAACTGCTGATCCGGATCCCGCGCGATGCCTGCCAGTTCTACGAGTTCTGGCGCGCCGCGGAGCTGATCGACCTCGGGCGCGCCACCGCGACCAGGGCGCTCGACACTGCCGGCTACTGA
- the hemC gene encoding hydroxymethylbilane synthase, which translates to MTASLRIATRKSPLALWQTEHVAARLRAEHPGLDVSLVPLSTRGDEVLDRSLAAIGGKGLFLKELEVAMQRHGADCAVHSLKDVPMELEPGFVLPAILARADAADAFVSNRFEGIDALPPGARVGTSSLRRQAQLRARRPDLQLLDLRGNVNTRLAKLDAGDYDAIVLACAGLQRLGFEARIRARLEAPDWLPAPAQGAIAIECRRDASAVQALLRVLDDAPTRRCVEAERAMNRALHGSCHVPVAAFAREREGRLHLQGLVGSAVDGRLVRADVVGDEAEVLGRETARRLLDAGAGELLDLPG; encoded by the coding sequence ATGACCGCATCGCTCCGCATCGCCACGCGCAAGAGTCCCCTGGCCCTGTGGCAGACCGAACACGTGGCTGCGCGCCTGCGTGCGGAGCATCCGGGGCTCGACGTCTCGCTGGTGCCGCTGAGTACCCGCGGCGACGAGGTGCTCGACCGCTCGCTCGCCGCGATCGGCGGCAAGGGGCTGTTCCTCAAGGAGCTGGAGGTGGCGATGCAGCGCCACGGTGCCGACTGCGCGGTGCATTCGCTCAAGGACGTGCCGATGGAGCTCGAGCCCGGCTTCGTACTGCCGGCGATCCTGGCGCGGGCCGATGCCGCCGATGCCTTCGTCAGCAACCGTTTCGAGGGGATCGACGCCCTGCCGCCGGGCGCCCGTGTAGGCACCTCGTCGCTGCGGCGGCAGGCGCAACTGCGCGCGCGCCGCCCGGACCTGCAACTGCTGGACCTGCGCGGCAACGTGAACACGCGGCTGGCGAAGCTCGACGCCGGCGACTACGACGCGATCGTGCTCGCCTGTGCCGGCCTGCAGCGGCTCGGGTTCGAAGCGCGCATCCGCGCGCGTCTCGAAGCGCCGGACTGGTTGCCGGCACCCGCGCAGGGCGCGATCGCGATCGAATGCCGCAGGGACGCCTCCGCCGTGCAGGCGCTCCTTCGCGTGCTCGACGATGCGCCGACCCGGCGCTGTGTGGAGGCGGAGCGCGCGATGAACCGCGCACTGCACGGCAGCTGCCACGTGCCGGTGGCGGCGTTCGCGCGCGAGCGCGAAGGCCGGTTGCACCTGCAGGGGCTGGTCGGCAGCGCCGTCGACGGACGCCTGGTTCGCGCCGATGTGGTCGGCGACGAGGCGGAGGTGCTCGGCCGCGAAACCGCGCGCCGGCTGCTCGACGCCGGCGCCGGCGAACTGCTCGATCTGCCTGGCTGA
- a CDS encoding SLC13 family permease — MALWLTLAILAGAIYLFVTEKVRMDVVALLVMTALLASGVVTVPEALSGFSSQATVMVGAMFVLSAALQRNGALVAIGELLSKIRWRWLFLLLMLVLVSCVSAFINNTATVAVFLPLVIAASTANRWAPSRFLIPLSYMSQAAGACTLIGTSTNLLVDAMARESAGIGFTLFEFAPLGIVFVGICMLYLMTVGRWLLPDRGIPGSDDTEHVGRYVAELLVPADSDAIDLRREQVVPATIDDVLVLEILRNGDPVHGEAAVVREGDRLLLRGEWRQIAAVRKARRLRFDHVSRDLDGDITAGRVQVEAMVSPGSHLIGHTLAGMRFGHMYRTRVHGIHRRLLDIRQPLDHVELSVGDVLLLDAPEKAIEDLRADKGMIVLGTHKEAKVDVFRALMSVLVMIATIGAVALGWLPIVVAALIGCGALLVFRLIDPDEAYRAIDWRVILLLAGIIPLGIALQKTGGAALAAEFMIDSLGGYGPLAALAAVYLMTAIATEFMSNNASAVLVVPIALAAAESLGVDPKPLLVAVAFAASTSFATPISYQTNTMVFTAGGYRFSDFVRIGLPLNVVFCTAAILLIPRFFPF, encoded by the coding sequence ATGGCCCTGTGGCTGACGCTGGCCATCCTGGCCGGCGCCATCTACCTGTTCGTCACCGAGAAGGTGCGGATGGACGTGGTGGCGCTGCTGGTGATGACCGCCCTGCTGGCGAGCGGCGTGGTCACCGTGCCCGAAGCGCTCTCGGGCTTCAGCAGCCAGGCCACGGTCATGGTCGGGGCCATGTTCGTGCTGAGCGCGGCGCTGCAGCGCAACGGCGCGCTGGTGGCGATCGGCGAGCTGCTCTCGAAGATCCGCTGGCGCTGGCTGTTCCTGCTGCTGATGCTGGTGCTGGTGTCGTGCGTCTCGGCCTTCATCAACAACACCGCCACGGTGGCCGTGTTCCTGCCGCTGGTGATCGCCGCGAGCACCGCCAACAGGTGGGCGCCCTCCAGGTTCCTCATCCCCCTGTCGTACATGTCGCAGGCGGCCGGGGCCTGCACCCTGATCGGCACCTCGACCAATCTGCTGGTGGACGCGATGGCGCGCGAATCGGCGGGCATCGGCTTCACCCTGTTCGAATTCGCGCCGCTGGGCATCGTCTTCGTCGGCATCTGCATGCTCTACCTGATGACGGTGGGCCGCTGGCTGCTGCCCGACCGCGGCATTCCCGGCAGCGACGACACCGAGCACGTCGGCCGCTACGTCGCGGAACTGCTGGTGCCGGCGGACTCCGACGCCATCGACCTGCGCCGCGAACAGGTGGTGCCCGCGACCATCGACGACGTCCTGGTCCTGGAGATCCTGCGCAACGGCGACCCGGTCCACGGCGAGGCCGCCGTGGTGCGAGAGGGCGACCGGTTGCTGCTGCGCGGCGAGTGGAGGCAGATCGCGGCGGTGCGCAAGGCGCGCAGGCTCCGGTTCGATCACGTCTCGCGCGACCTGGACGGCGACATCACGGCCGGGCGGGTGCAGGTGGAGGCCATGGTCTCCCCGGGTTCGCACCTGATCGGGCATACCCTGGCGGGAATGCGCTTCGGGCACATGTACCGGACCCGCGTCCACGGCATCCATCGCCGGCTGCTCGACATCCGCCAGCCGCTCGACCATGTCGAGCTCAGCGTCGGCGACGTGCTGCTGCTCGACGCCCCCGAGAAAGCGATCGAGGACCTGCGCGCAGACAAGGGCATGATCGTGCTGGGCACCCACAAGGAAGCCAAGGTCGACGTGTTCCGCGCGCTGATGTCGGTGCTGGTGATGATCGCCACCATCGGCGCGGTCGCGCTGGGCTGGCTGCCGATCGTGGTCGCCGCACTGATCGGCTGCGGAGCGCTGCTGGTGTTCCGGCTGATCGATCCGGACGAGGCCTACCGCGCGATCGACTGGCGGGTGATCCTGCTGCTGGCGGGGATCATCCCGCTCGGCATCGCGCTGCAGAAGACCGGTGGCGCGGCGCTGGCCGCGGAGTTCATGATCGATTCGCTCGGCGGCTACGGGCCATTGGCGGCGCTGGCGGCGGTGTACCTGATGACGGCGATCGCCACCGAGTTCATGAGCAACAACGCCTCGGCGGTGCTGGTGGTGCCGATCGCGCTGGCCGCGGCCGAATCGCTCGGCGTCGACCCGAAGCCGCTGCTGGTCGCGGTGGCCTTCGCGGCGTCGACCAGCTTCGCCACGCCGATCAGCTACCAGACCAACACCATGGTCTTCACCGCCGGCGGCTACCGCTTCTCCGATTTCGTGCGCATCGGCCTGCCGCTCAACGTGGTGTTCTGCACCGCCGCGATCCTCCTGATCCCGCGGTTTTTCCCGTTCTGA